The Herbiconiux sp. A18JL235 region TGCCCGCCGCCGAGAGCGAACCCTCGGAGACCGGGGCCGGAGCCGGGATCTCGACCAGATCGAATCCCGCAGCCGCGCTGCCCTCCAACGCGAACCGCGCCGAGGCGGGCGACCAGTCCTTCACCCACACCCCGGCGTGCACGCCGAGCGGCACGGCGGGGAGCGCCGCGGCCCTCCGGAACGGGATGCGGCTGTCGACCACCATGTCAGGAGGCCTTCGCGCCGGTGATGAGGGCGACCAGCTCGTCGCCGTCGGTCTCCTCGGTGCGGCGCTCCGCCACGGCCATGCCGGCGCGCATCACCCAGACGTGGTCGGAGAGGCGCATCACTTGGTCGAAGTTGTGGCTGATGAGCAGCACCGCGACCCCCGAGTCGCGGAGGGTGTTGATGACGCCCTCAACACGCGCGGTCTCCTGCACACCGAGCGCGGCCGTCGGCTCGTCCATGATGACGATCTTCGAGCCCCAACCCGCCGCACGGGCGATGGCCACGGCCTGGCGCTGACCGCCGGAGAGGCGGCGCACCTTGCTCGTCACCGGCGGCACGTTCACGGCGAGGTTCTTCAGCAGGTCGCCCGCCGTCGCCTTCATCAGCTTGCGGTCGAGGGTGCGGAACGGGCCCACGCCGTGGGTCTTCTCGCGGCCGAGGAAGAAGTTCTGCCACACGGTGAGGTCTTCGACGAGCGCCAGGGTCTGGTGCACCGTCTCGATGCCCCGCTCGCGAGCGGCGTTCGGCGTCTCGAAGGTGACGTCTTCGCCGTCGAGCACGATGCTGCCGGAGTCGGGGCGGTGGATGCCGGAGAGGCAGCGCACCATCGTCGACTTGCCGGCGCCGTTGTCGCCGATGAGCGCGGTGATCTCGCCGCGGCGCATGGTCATCGACGCGCCCTTGAGAGCGTGCACGCCGCCGAACGACTTCTTGATGTCGGTGGCCTTGAGGATGAAGTCGCGCGTCTGCGTGGTGCCGGTATGGGGCGAGCCCTCGGGGCGGCTGTTGTACTGATCGGTCATTTCTTCTGGAACCTCGTGAGTAGGGCGGCCAGGACCACGACGAGTCCGACGGCGAGCGGCTGGTAGAACTGCGAGACACCGAGCAGGGTGAGACCGTTCGTGAGGGCGGTGAGCAGGAGGGCGCCGATGACGGGGCCGACGATCTTGGCCTTGCCGCCCGTGAGGCTCACGCCGCCCAGCACGACGGCGGCTATCGAGTTGAGCAGGAACTGCGTGTTGATGGCGGGCTCCGCGGCTCCGACTCGGGCCACCAGGAGGAGGGCGGCGAGCCCGGCCAGGCCACCCGAGATGAGGTAGACGGCCATCCGGATGCGCGTGGCGCTGATGCCGTTGGCCACGGCGCTCTCCTCGTTGCCGCCCACCGCCTGCACGTGCAGACCGAAGCGGGTGCGGAACATGAAGAACCAGGCCAGCACGGCGACGATCGCCGCCAGGATGATCGGGTAGCCGAAGATGCCGAGCGAGCCCGAGGTGAGGGTGAGCAGCTCGGGGCTGGTGACCGTGATGGGCTTGCCGTTCGAGACGATGAGCGCGAGGCCCGTGGCCACCGAGAGCGTACCGAGGGTCGCGATGAAGTCGGTGACCTTGCCCTTCGCGATCAGCAGCCCGTTGATGAGGCCGATCGCGAGACCCGCGACGATGGCCACGAGGGCGGAGAGCCAGAAGCCGGCGCCCGCCTGGAAGGCGAGACCGAAGCCGATGGCGCCGAACGTCATCGTCGCCGAGATCGACAGGTCGATGCCGCCGGTCGTGATGACGAACGACTGGCCGATCGCCAGGATGACGAGGATGGCGGCGGCGACCAGCATCGCCTTGATGTTGCCGAGGGTGAGGAAGGTCGGGCTGAGGCTGGCGAAGACGATCACCAGGGCGACGAGGCCGATGGGGGCGGCGTTCTCGGCCCAGAACGAGATCTGGCGCACGTTCTGGCCGATCGCCTGCAGCCTGGTGGGGCTGGGGGTGGCGGTACTGGTCATGAGGTCACGTTTCTGTGGTGGAGGCGGGGCCCCGGCGGGTGTCGATTCCGGTCTGAGGCTAGGGGTTGAGCGGAGCTCAAAGGCGCCTCAGACCGGAATCGACACCCACCAGGGCAGGTGCACCGCCGGTAGAGAGGGAGGGGGGTTAGTTGGTGGGGAGGAGGGGCTCGAGGGGGTTCTCGAAGGGGGCGAAGGGCTGGGGGAAGGCGGAGATGGCGTCGTCGGCCTCGGTGGGCGTGACGAGGGCGGTCGGCGACTCGATCTCCTTGGGCAGCTCGCCGCCCGAGGTCGCCACCTCGCAGGCCTGCAGGCCCAGGGTGCCGATCGCGTAGGGGTACTGCGCCACGGTGGCGGAGAGCCCGCCGTCCTTCACCGACTGGAGCGCATCCTTGTTGCCGTCGACGCTCACGACGACGATCTGGCCGGTGAGACCCGCGTTCTCGACGGCCTTGACGATGCCGAGGCCCATGTCGTCGTTGGCGGCGAAGAAGGCCTTCACGTTCGGGTTGGCCGCGATGATGTCGGTCGCGGTGGTCAGCGCCACCTCGCGCTTCCAGTCGGCCGCCGACTCCTGGATGACGTCGAGGTCGCTGCCGATGGCGGCCTTGAAGCCGTCGACGCGGGCTGCGCTCGTGACGTCGCCGGCGACGCCGCCGATGATGGCGACCTCGGAGCCCGCTGCCACCTTCTCCTTCACGAAGTCGCCCGCCTTGCCGCCGGCCGCCTCGTTGTCGGTGCCGATGTAGGTGGCGATGTCGAGGTTCGCCGACTTCGCGGCATCCGAGTCGATCGGGTTGTCGATGTTGACGATCGGCTTGCCCGAGGTGCCGATGGTGGCGAGCGCCTGCACCAGGTTGGTGCCCGAGATCGGGTTGACGATGAAGCAGCCGAAGTCCTGCCCGGCGAGCGTGGTGAGCTTGTCGGCCTGGCCGGTGGTGTCGCCGATGTCGGCGGCGGCCTGGATGGTGACGTCGACGCCGTCGGTGTCGGCGGTCTCCTGGATTCCCGACTCCATGGCCTGGAAGAACGGGTTGTCGAGACCCTTGATGACCGCGGCGACCTTGCTCGACGAGGAGCCGTCACCGCCGTCGCCCGAGCCGCTGCCCGCGCAACCGGCGAGGGCGAGGGCGGCGATTCCGAGAGGGAGGGCGATGCGCGCTGAGCGCATCCACGTTGCGTCTTTGCTGAACATTGTGATCCTTGGCGGGTTGGGGCACCACTACGTGCCGTCGATCTGAAACTACGCCCACTTTTGATTTATTGCAAACCAAAAGTGACCCAACTTCTCTCCAACATGTGTTTGAATTGAGCCAGGAACCCGACCATGACGGTCACAACAGCGATGGAGCTCTGCGTAAAGTGAAGGATGTGCGAACCCACGTCGGTGAAGTCCTCGCGCTGTTCCGCGAGCACGGCGAGCTGTCGCGCACCGAGGTCATCGACCTCTCGGGTCTCTCCCGCTCGACGGTGAACCAGCGCCTCGGCGCCCTCCACGACGCAGGGCTCATCACCGAGATCGGCGGAGGCGAGTCGACCGGGGGTCGCCCCTCGAGCCGCTTCGCCCTCAATCGATCGCGCGCCGTCATCCTCACCGCCGACATCGGGGCCACCGGCTTCGTCGCTGCCGTCTGCGATCTCGCGGGCGAGCCCCTCCGGCACACCTCGCGAGCGGTGAACGTGTGGGAGGGCCCGCATCCGGTGCTCTCGCTCGTCGACGAGGCGTTCGACGAGCTGCTCGACGGCGAAGAGGTGTGGGGCATCGGCGTGGGTGTGCCCGGGCCGGTCGAGTTCGCCGCGGGGCGCGTGGTGAACCCGCCCATCATGACCGGGTGGGACCGTTTCGACATCGCCGGCTGGTTCGCCCCCCGCGGGGCCCCTGTCGTCGTCGAGAACGACGCGAATTCGCGCGCCGTGGCCGAGGCACGGGTGCGCCGCCACGACAACCTCATCAGCCTCAAGGTGGGCACCGGAATCGGGTCGGGGCTGGTGTTCAACAACTCCATCATCCGCGGGGGAGAGGGGGCGGCGGGCGACATCGGCCACACCAGGGCGGCGATCGCCGATTCCGCCGACGGGCTGCCCTGCCGCTGCGGGAACACCGGATGCGTGGAGGCCTACGCCAGCGGCTGGGCGCTCATCCGCGACCTCGAGCTCGACGGGCGCGAGGTGGTCGACGTGGCCGGGGTGGTCGCGCTCGTGCGCCAGGCCGATCTCGGCGCCGTGCGGCTGGTGCGGCAGGCGGGCCGCATCCTGGGCGACGCCGTCGCCGACCTGGTGAGCATCCTCAACCCCGAGACCATCGTCATCTCGGGTCAGCTCGCCGAGTGCGGCGAGGTGCTGCTGAGTGGGGTGCGCGAGCGGGTCTACCAGCGCTCGCAGCCGCTGGCCACCCGCAACCTCGTCATCGGCGTCTCCGACCTCGGCGAGGTGGCGGGGGTGACGGGGCTCGCGCTCAT contains the following coding sequences:
- a CDS encoding ATP-binding cassette domain-containing protein, whose translation is MTDQYNSRPEGSPHTGTTQTRDFILKATDIKKSFGGVHALKGASMTMRRGEITALIGDNGAGKSTMVRCLSGIHRPDSGSIVLDGEDVTFETPNAARERGIETVHQTLALVEDLTVWQNFFLGREKTHGVGPFRTLDRKLMKATAGDLLKNLAVNVPPVTSKVRRLSGGQRQAVAIARAAGWGSKIVIMDEPTAALGVQETARVEGVINTLRDSGVAVLLISHNFDQVMRLSDHVWVMRAGMAVAERRTEETDGDELVALITGAKAS
- a CDS encoding substrate-binding domain-containing protein; the encoded protein is MFSKDATWMRSARIALPLGIAALALAGCAGSGSGDGGDGSSSSKVAAVIKGLDNPFFQAMESGIQETADTDGVDVTIQAAADIGDTTGQADKLTTLAGQDFGCFIVNPISGTNLVQALATIGTSGKPIVNIDNPIDSDAAKSANLDIATYIGTDNEAAGGKAGDFVKEKVAAGSEVAIIGGVAGDVTSAARVDGFKAAIGSDLDVIQESAADWKREVALTTATDIIAANPNVKAFFAANDDMGLGIVKAVENAGLTGQIVVVSVDGNKDALQSVKDGGLSATVAQYPYAIGTLGLQACEVATSGGELPKEIESPTALVTPTEADDAISAFPQPFAPFENPLEPLLPTN
- a CDS encoding ABC transporter permease, with protein sequence MTSTATPSPTRLQAIGQNVRQISFWAENAAPIGLVALVIVFASLSPTFLTLGNIKAMLVAAAILVILAIGQSFVITTGGIDLSISATMTFGAIGFGLAFQAGAGFWLSALVAIVAGLAIGLINGLLIAKGKVTDFIATLGTLSVATGLALIVSNGKPITVTSPELLTLTSGSLGIFGYPIILAAIVAVLAWFFMFRTRFGLHVQAVGGNEESAVANGISATRIRMAVYLISGGLAGLAALLLVARVGAAEPAINTQFLLNSIAAVVLGGVSLTGGKAKIVGPVIGALLLTALTNGLTLLGVSQFYQPLAVGLVVVLAALLTRFQKK
- a CDS encoding ROK family protein, with translation MRTHVGEVLALFREHGELSRTEVIDLSGLSRSTVNQRLGALHDAGLITEIGGGESTGGRPSSRFALNRSRAVILTADIGATGFVAAVCDLAGEPLRHTSRAVNVWEGPHPVLSLVDEAFDELLDGEEVWGIGVGVPGPVEFAAGRVVNPPIMTGWDRFDIAGWFAPRGAPVVVENDANSRAVAEARVRRHDNLISLKVGTGIGSGLVFNNSIIRGGEGAAGDIGHTRAAIADSADGLPCRCGNTGCVEAYASGWALIRDLELDGREVVDVAGVVALVRQADLGAVRLVRQAGRILGDAVADLVSILNPETIVISGQLAECGEVLLSGVRERVYQRSQPLATRNLVIGVSDLGEVAGVTGLALITVDRILATAAIDDLLERVDGAAAEPGLSRA